In the Streptomyces sp. SJL17-4 genome, GACCCATCGACTTCAACACCGTAGGCTTTAGCTATTAATTACACGTGTTGAGTCGTCGCGCGGAGCCCGCTCCGAGGCACGGAGATCCGGAGACCCTCTTGCCCAGTCCCTACCGCGCGATCTTCAACGCGCCCGGCACCGCGTCGTTCTCCGTCGCCGGCTTCTTCGGCCGGATGCCCCTGTCCATGATGGGCATCGGCATCGTGACCATGATCTCGCAGGTCACCGGCCGGTACGGGCTGGCCGGCGCGCTCTCCGCGACGCTGGCGGCGTCCGCCGCGGTCCTCGGCCCCCTGGTCTCCCGGCTCGTCGACCGGCACGGGCAGCGCCGGGTCCTCCGCCCGGTGACGCTGGTCTCGCTCGTGGCCGCCGCCGGGCTCCTCCTCTGCGTGCAGCAGAAGGCCCCCGACTGGACGCTCTTCGCCTTCACCGCCGTGATCGGCTGTGTGCCGAGCGTCGGCGCGATGACCCGTGCCCGCTGGGCGGCGATCTATCGCGGCGACGAGCGGCGCCTGCACACGGCGTACTCCTGGGAGTCGATCGTCGACGAGGTGTGCTTCATCTTCGGGCCGATCCTCTCGATCGGTCTGTCGACGACCTGGTTCCCCGAGGCCGGTCCGCTGTTCGCCGGGGTGTTCCTGACCATCGGTGTCTTCTGGCTGACCGCGCAGCGCGCCACCGAGCCGGTCCCGCACCCCCAGCAGGGCGCCAAGACCGGTTCCGCGCTCCGCTCCCCCGGCCTCCAGGTGCTGGCCCTCGCGTTCGTCGCCACCGGCGCCATCTTCGGCTCGGTCGACGTGGTGACCGTGGCCTTCGCCGAGGAGCAGGGCCACAAGGCCGCCGCCAGTCTCGTGCTGGCCGTCTACGCGCTGGGCTCCGGTCTGGCCGGCGCCGTCTTCGGACTGCTCCACCTCAAGAGCGAGCCGTCCCGTCGATGGCTGCTGGGCATCTGCGCGATGGCCGTGAGTATGATCCCCCTCCTACTGGCCGGGAACTTGCCGTTGCTGGCCGTGGCGCTCTTTGTCGCGGGCTTGTCCATCGCACCGACGATGGTGACCACCATGGCCCTCGTCGAAGCGCACGTACCGCGCACCAAGCTGACCGAGGGCATGACCTGGACGGGTACCGGCCTCGCGATCGGCGTGGCGCTCGGCTCCTCCGCCGCCGGCTGGGTGGTCGACGCGTCGGGGGCCGAGGCGGGGTACGTGGTGCCCGTCGTCTCGGGCGCGCTCGCGGTCGCGGTGGGTCTCCTCGGACACCGTCGGCTGCGCAGGCCGGCGCCGAACCGGGAGGGGCAGCGTGAGCGGGACGACAACAGCGGGGTCGGGCAGCACCAGGACGGCGGACAGCCCGTGGCGTAACTGGGCGGGGAACGTCACCTCCCGCCCCGTGCGGGAGGTGAGCCCGGCCTCGGCCGAGGAGCTCGCCGAGGCGGTGCGCCGGGCGGCCGAGGACGGGCTGCGGGTGAAGACGGTCGGCACCGGCCACTCCTTCACCTCGATCGCGGCCACCGACGGCGTCCTGATCCGGCCGGGTCTGCTGACCGGGATCCGGCGCATCGACCGCGAGTCGATGACCGTGACGGTCGAGTCGGGCACCCCGCTCAAGCGGCTCAACGTGGCGCTGGCCCGGGAGGGCCTGTCGCTCACGAACATGGGCGACATCATGGATCAGACCGTCGCCGGGGCCACCTCCACCGGGACGCACGGCACGGGCCGCGACTCGGCCTCGATAGCCGCGCAGATCCGCGAACTGGAGCTGGTGACGGCCTCGGGCGAGCTGCTCACCTGCTCGGAGAAGGGAGACGACGAGGAACGCGCGGTCTTCGCGGCCGCCCGGATCGGGCTCGGCGCCCTCGGCGTGGTCACCGCGATCACCTTCGCCGTGGAGCCGGTCTTCCTGCTCACCGCGCGCGAGGAGCCGATGACCTTCGACCGGGTCACCTCGGAGTTCGACGCGCTGCACGCGGAGAACGAGCACTTCGAGTTCTACTGGTTCCCCCACACGGACAACTGCAACACCAAGCGCAACAACCGCAGCGCGGGCCCCGCCGCTCCCCCCGGCCGGGTCAGCGGCTGGGTCGAGGACGAGTTGCTCTCCAACGGGCTCTTCCAGGTGGCGTGCTCACTGGGCCGCGCGGTGCCGCCGGTCATTCCCTCGATCGCCAAGTTCTCCAGCCGGGCACTGTCGGCCCGTACGTACACCGACATCCCGTACAAGGTCTTCACCTCGCCGCGCCGGGTGCGCTTCCTGGAGATGGAGTACGCGCTTCCGCGTGAGGCGGCGGTCGCCGCGCTGCGCGAGCTCAAGGCGATGGTCGAGCGCTCGCCGCTCAAGGTGAGCTTCCCGGTGGAGGTGCGGACGGCCCCGGCGGACGACATCGCGCTGTCCACGGCCTCGGGCCGGGAGACCGCGTACATCGCCGTCCACCTCTACAAGGGCACGCCCCACCGCGCGTACTTCACGGCGGTGGAGCGCATCATGACGGCGCACGGGGG is a window encoding:
- a CDS encoding MFS transporter, which gives rise to MPSPYRAIFNAPGTASFSVAGFFGRMPLSMMGIGIVTMISQVTGRYGLAGALSATLAASAAVLGPLVSRLVDRHGQRRVLRPVTLVSLVAAAGLLLCVQQKAPDWTLFAFTAVIGCVPSVGAMTRARWAAIYRGDERRLHTAYSWESIVDEVCFIFGPILSIGLSTTWFPEAGPLFAGVFLTIGVFWLTAQRATEPVPHPQQGAKTGSALRSPGLQVLALAFVATGAIFGSVDVVTVAFAEEQGHKAAASLVLAVYALGSGLAGAVFGLLHLKSEPSRRWLLGICAMAVSMIPLLLAGNLPLLAVALFVAGLSIAPTMVTTMALVEAHVPRTKLTEGMTWTGTGLAIGVALGSSAAGWVVDASGAEAGYVVPVVSGALAVAVGLLGHRRLRRPAPNREGQRERDDNSGVGQHQDGGQPVA
- a CDS encoding D-arabinono-1,4-lactone oxidase, producing the protein MSGTTTAGSGSTRTADSPWRNWAGNVTSRPVREVSPASAEELAEAVRRAAEDGLRVKTVGTGHSFTSIAATDGVLIRPGLLTGIRRIDRESMTVTVESGTPLKRLNVALAREGLSLTNMGDIMDQTVAGATSTGTHGTGRDSASIAAQIRELELVTASGELLTCSEKGDDEERAVFAAARIGLGALGVVTAITFAVEPVFLLTAREEPMTFDRVTSEFDALHAENEHFEFYWFPHTDNCNTKRNNRSAGPAAPPGRVSGWVEDELLSNGLFQVACSLGRAVPPVIPSIAKFSSRALSARTYTDIPYKVFTSPRRVRFLEMEYALPREAAVAALRELKAMVERSPLKVSFPVEVRTAPADDIALSTASGRETAYIAVHLYKGTPHRAYFTAVERIMTAHGGRPHWGKIHTRDAAYFSEVYPRFAEFTALRDRLDPDRLFANDYLRRVLGD